In the Bos mutus isolate GX-2022 chromosome 15, NWIPB_WYAK_1.1, whole genome shotgun sequence genome, GAATCTATTTAAATTTactccttatttttctttatatagaaaAAGTTATATAACATTATTTCTTGATACCTAAATGTGAACTGTGTTTAATTTAACTGACAACTAAAGTGAGTTGTGTTCAGTAAACATAACTGAGAATAATAATTTGATTATTTATCTACCAGGAGCAGTATGTAAGAGACCTATTTATGATGCTTCCTCTCAATGCCTCAGAAGCTGCAGTCTCCACATTCCTGTTGATGGGGATCCCAGGGCTTGAGGGTGTGCACATTTGGATCTCCATCCCTGTCTGCCTCATGTACCTCATGGCTATCCTgggaaaccaccattctatttgTCATCAGGACAGAGCCTTCTCTGCATGAGCCCATGTACCATTTCCTCTCCATGCTGGCATTATCGGACCTGGGCCtgtccttctcttctcttcccaccaTGCTGAGGATCTTTTTGTTCAATGCCATGGGGATTTCTGTTGATGCCTGCATTGCTCAGGAATTTTTCATCCATGGATTCACAGACATGGAGTCCTCGGTACTCCTGATCATGTCTTTTGATCGCTTTGTAGCAATTTGCAACCCCCTGAGATACCGCTCCATCCTTACTAGCTCCAGAGTTTTGCACATTGGGTTAGCATTTGCTTTTAAAAGCATTCTCCTAGTTCTTCCCCTCCCTTTCACTTTAAAGAGACTCAAATACTGTAATAAACGCCTGTTATCCCACTCTTACTGCCTCCACCAGGACGTCATGAATCTGGCGTGCTCTGACAATAGAGTTAACTTCTACTACGGTCTGTTTGTTGCACTCTGTATGATGTCAGACAGTATGTTAATTGTTGTCTCCTATGTGTTTATTCTGAAGACTGTATTGGGTATTGCATCTCACAGGGAATGGCTTAAAGCTCTTAACACCTGTGTGTCCCACATCTGCGCTGTGCTCATCTTCTATGTGCCCATCATCACCTTGGCTCTCATGCATCGCTTTCCCAAGCATACACCCCCTGTGGCTATGATTCTGATGGCTGATGCATTCTTGCTGGTACCACCCTTGATGAATCCCATCTTGTATTGTGTAAAAACTCAGCAGATTAGAGTGAAGGTTctggaaaaattggaaaaactGGGTCTGAAGTCTAAATGATGAGGCAAAGGTGGAAGTTCCATTTTCTCTACATCAAATTGTCTCAGGAGTAGGACAATGTTTCTTTCAAATAGGAGCTGCTTCCATTTACTTTAGAGtccttaattatattaattaattaagtaATCAATTAATATCTATCATGGATGTCACACACCACAGCTTTTGATATTAAGGAAGAAGAGGCTTACAATTTATAAAGTAGGTAGtgatcctgttgttgttgttgggggaGACTGAGGCCATCTATCCTCAGGTAAAAGAGTAAAGAAGACATCTAACCTCAGAGAAGCTTGTAAGTAGGAATTCAACTATAAATGGGAGAATTCTGCAAGATTCTGGACCATTTAGCATCTTTATATTTGCCTCTTGGCATTTGATTCCTCCTTGTGATTTACATTAAATCCTTTCCAATGTGATTAGGTTTGTCTAAGTAAGTTTTCTTCCTTGCTAACCAAAGGGTGGTGCACTGATATGCCTCAGCAGCATCTGGGAAATAATAAGAATCATAGGATCTCATCCTTCTTCAAGCCTACTAAGTCAGAATCTGTCTTTTAACAAGATTCTAGGTGGTTGGTGTGTACATTAAtgactgaaaaatacaaaatactttcCTGGGATAATGTGAAAAGGAAACCTAGAGAGTGTGTCTTTTGCCAAAGCCAATTTGGAGGGAAAGTGTAGGAGGAAATCCTTGGGGCACAAAAGATGGAGACCTACATACATCATCAACATTCATACATCTCTCTCATTGATGCCTTGTGAATTTACACAAGGAAAGAGTTATGAATGATTCAAATTTAAAAGTCTCTTCAAGATGAAATACTTCATCCATTGTATATGCTTGGCAGGTGTATCTCAATTTGAACTAAAAGAATAGTCTAAATGGAAGGGTGTGGGTAAAATGGCTAGCATAAAAGTGTAATAAACATTAGAGAACAAATTATGGTTCCAGAAGTTCTTATTAATATCTCTATCCCCATATGTGCTGTTGAGAGGACaaagaacatttaagttcttCCTGAAACTTATCATTCAGGTTGGTGTGGAATGATTTTCAGAGAGAGAACAGTGCTATGAATGGTAATAGTGAGCCCTGAAAACCAAAGATGTTACAGGATTGATGTGGGTGTGGCCAGTGGTGAGGAGAGAGTGAGAGCCAGGGGACAGCAGTTGAGGCCCTGCTGTGAAATGAAGAGCTCTTTGCTcccatctcttctgtctctctctaagttgcttcagtcgtgtccgactctgtgcgactccatagatggcagcccaccaggctctgccatccctgggattctccaggcaagaacactggagtgggttgccatttccttctccaatgcgtgaaagtgaaaagtgaaagtgaagttgctcagttgtgtccaactcttagccaccccatggactgcagcccaccaggctcctccatccatgggatttttcaggcaagagtactggagtggggtgccattgccttctccgtcccatCTCTTAGTAAAGTAATAAAAACATGGAGGCAGTCAGTGATTCTGCATTTAGCTCATCTACCACCAAGTTACAAAGGGCCATTCAAATGCTTTCAGTAGTTTCGTGTATACAATGAGGTGGTAGGAACTTAAAGAAACTTCCAACTGTAAAATTCTTTATTCAGATTAAATATTCATATGAAGtttaaatatagttattttaatttccatgatTAATTCCACAAAActatcatttattgaatattttatatgttcAGACACTATGATACAGAGACTTGACtgcatgaaatccttattgcacCTATTTTACAAACATGGAACAGCTAGTGCCAAATCACTCAGGAATAATGGACTGAGGACTCAGCCAGGCCAATGTGACTCCACATTCTTTATATCCAACATTCTACTCTCGGTAAAGAAATGGGAAGATGGAGGTTGGTGTtccagggaggaggaaagaatgggctttggggaaaaaaaaaaaaaagtttctcagaGACCTCATCATTGTTCTTCAAGACCAAGCTATTTTccattcaataattttaaaagagtattttGTAGCAGGGGTTTTGAATTAAGgcaaatctgaaaataaattctgtttagTAACTAATTTTATAGACCTGGGGCATTCTTAAAATCTCACCCTCAGTATTCTCATTCATGAAattgagagctgctgctgctgctgctgctaagttccatcatcagtcgtgtctgactctgtgcgaccccagagacggcagcccaccaggctcctctgtccctgggattttccaggcaagaatactggagtgggttgccatttccttctccaatgtatgaaagtgaaatgtgaaagtgaagtcactcagttgtgcccaactctttgtgaccccatggactgtagcctaccaggctcctccatccatgggattttccaggcaagagtactggagtagggtgccgttgccttctccatgaaattGAGAGACTGACATCTAATTAGTTTACTAAGAGAATATATAGtatatcttaaaaaatagttTGATAAAATATGAGGCTATAAACTGTTTCTGTATTCCTAGAATATGTTCTAATATATCACTGTGTATTCTTATCTTGTGGATTTGAtctgaaaatttgattttttcacttttcatttaaaatgtgttcttcTGTAATCACAAGTAACAAGGATGTTTCAACTGCTCAACATATTAAAGTAGAGAATTATTATTGTGTTAGTGAAtgctgaaaatgcatttaataggATTCATTGCTACTACTATGCTAAAGTAGAACTTTGTTATTATtgtccccgtccctgggattctccaggcaagaacactggagtgggttgcatttcctcctcaatgcaaaagtgaaaagtgatttaata is a window encoding:
- the LOC102281792 gene encoding LOW QUALITY PROTEIN: olfactory receptor 51A7-like (The sequence of the model RefSeq protein was modified relative to this genomic sequence to represent the inferred CDS: inserted 2 bases in 1 codon), with the translated sequence MGIPGLEGVHIWISIPVCLMYLMAILGNXTILFVIRTEPSLHEPMYHFLSMLALSDLGLSFSSLPTMLRIFLFNAMGISVDACIAQEFFIHGFTDMESSVLLIMSFDRFVAICNPLRYRSILTSSRVLHIGLAFAFKSILLVLPLPFTLKRLKYCNKRLLSHSYCLHQDVMNLACSDNRVNFYYGLFVALCMMSDSMLIVVSYVFILKTVLGIASHREWLKALNTCVSHICAVLIFYVPIITLALMHRFPKHTPPVAMILMADAFLLVPPLMNPILYCVKTQQIRVKVLEKLEKLGLKSK